The following is a genomic window from Armatimonadota bacterium.
CGCTCCAGCAGCCCGCCGTCTGCGAGCGCGCGCAAGGCGTCCTCGACCATCCTCGGATCGTGTCCCACTCGGCGGGCGATGCCCTCCAGGCGGTCCACGAAGCCGGGGTTCTGCTGGAAGAACAGCGCCAGCTCCAGCTTCACTAGATCGTCAATGCGCCCGCTTATGAGCCTTTCGATTTCGTCGCGCACTTGAGCCGCCCCGGGTGTCGTTCAACCGCTCGCGATCGTCGCTGTCCGCTTCCGCGCGGCGACCACTCCTCGCCGCATCGCGGCGGCATACCGCAATGACAGAGCATGATGGCTCGCCCACAAGCAGCTCGTTCCATGTGTATCTGCGACGATTGCGCTGTCGGTTCGACTCTCGCTCACACCTCGCGGCAATCGCGGCCCCCCGACGGCCGGTCGGCTTCGTGAGCGTCGAGATCATACGCTTCGACTCCCCGGCTTGACGAGCGCGACGCCTCGAGCGCACAGCGGGCATGAGTCGGGGGAGTAGTTCTCCACCGTGACGCGCGCCAGCGCCTCTATGCGCATGCCGAAATCAACGCCGCCGCTGCGGTCGAGAATCACGCCCGCGCCCACTACCTCGCCGCCGCAAGCGCGCACGAGTTCGGCGGACTCAAGCACCGAGCCGCCCTTGGTGATGACGTCGTCTGCGATGAGGACGCGTTCGCCCGGGGACACAGTGAACCCTCGCCGGAACGCGAGGCGATCGTTCTCGCGCTCCGCGAAGACGGATCTGACGCCGAGCTGGCGCGCGAGTTCGTAGGCGACCACGATACCGCCGAACGCCGGCCCCGCCACCACTTGAGCCCCGAGTTCACCCACGCGCAGTGCCAACTTCTGGCACAGCCGCTCGGTCTGCTCGGGGTATTGCAGGACCTGGGCACACTGGAAATACCGACCGCTGTGCAGTCCGGAACTGAGCACGAAATGGCCGTCCTGCGCGGCACCCGTCTCCTCCAGTATGCGCAGCACCTCGGCGTCCGTCATGAGCCGGCGAGCTCCTGTGAGATTCGCATTGCCGCTGCGGCCGGATCGGGCGCTTGCGTGATCGGCCTGCCGACCACGACGTAGTCGGCTCCGGCCTCCGCCGCCTCGCCCGGCGTCATCACTCGTTTCTGATCCCCGCGGCTGGCCCACGTCGGGCGCACGCCGGGGGTCACGACCAGGAAGTCGCTCCCGCACGCAGCCCTGACGTCGCCGATCTCCTGCGGCGAAGCGACGACGCCATCAAGGCCCGCCTCGCGCGCCGACAGCGCCAGCGCGACGACTTGCTCGCGCATCGGGCGCGCCACGCCAGCCTCTCGCAGGTCGTCGTCGTCCATGCTCGTCAGGACAGTGACGCCGACCACCCGCGGCCGCTCGATGCCCAACTCTTCCGCCTTGTGAGCGGCGGCGCGTACAGCGGCGCTCATGACCTCACGCCCGCCCATCGCGTGCACGTTGAACATGGCGACGCGCTGGGCGGTGATGCTCCCTGCGGCCCCGGCGACGGTATTCGGAATGTCCAACAGCTTCGCGTCGTAGAAGACCGGTCCGGCGATGTCGGCAATCGCCCGCAGCACCCCCGGGCCCTCGGCGCTGAACAGCTCGAGCCCCACCTTGAACACGTCCGCCAGACCCGCCAGTTTCTCCGCCACTTCCCGTGCTTCGCTCAAAGCGGGGAAATCGAGTGCGACGATTAGCTTCGGGCGGGAGCGCGCCATCTCATCGGCGATTATAGCACGCGGGACATCCCTTGGCAACGCGCCTCAGCGCGACATTACTGAGGCCGCGTCAGCTCCGCCAGCCGGGCGAGACATTCGCGGAACTGCTCGTCCTCGATGGCGTCATCCCGGCTCAATGCGGTGATGACGCGCAGCACCTCCGCGGTGCCCGAGTCCACATCTTCGAAGGGCAGAAAGCCGACGGAGGCGGTGGGGCGCCGCGGCGGAGGCAAGTGCGCGCCAGTGGGCTCGATAAAAACACTCGCACTTCCGAGATGGACGCGATACGTCGCGAGCCGCCCTTG
Proteins encoded in this region:
- the pyrF gene encoding orotidine-5'-phosphate decarboxylase, with the protein product MARSRPKLIVALDFPALSEAREVAEKLAGLADVFKVGLELFSAEGPGVLRAIADIAGPVFYDAKLLDIPNTVAGAAGSITAQRVAMFNVHAMGGREVMSAAVRAAAHKAEELGIERPRVVGVTVLTSMDDDDLREAGVARPMREQVVALALSAREAGLDGVVASPQEIGDVRAACGSDFLVVTPGVRPTWASRGDQKRVMTPGEAAEAGADYVVVGRPITQAPDPAAAAMRISQELAGS
- a CDS encoding orotate phosphoribosyltransferase encodes the protein MTDAEVLRILEETGAAQDGHFVLSSGLHSGRYFQCAQVLQYPEQTERLCQKLALRVGELGAQVVAGPAFGGIVVAYELARQLGVRSVFAERENDRLAFRRGFTVSPGERVLIADDVITKGGSVLESAELVRACGGEVVGAGVILDRSGGVDFGMRIEALARVTVENYSPDSCPLCARGVALVKPGSRSV